Genomic segment of Verrucomicrobium sp.:
GCGGCGGGCCATGGAGAGGGCCTCGTCGTTGGTGACCTGGATCACTTCGTCGACGATCTTCAGGTTCAAATTCTTCGGCACGAAGCCGGCGCCCGCGCCCTGGATCTTGTGCGGGCCGGGCTTGAGCGGCTCCCCGTTGAGGGTCTGGGTGATGACGGGGGAGTCCTTCGGCTCGACGGCGACCGCCTTCACGGCGGCCTTGCGCCCCTTGATCACCTCGGCGACGCCGGTCAGCGTCCCGCCCGTGCCGACGGCGGCGACGAAGGCGTCGATCTTCCCGTCGGTGTCGGCCCAGATTTCCTCCGCCGTGGTCAGGCGGTGGATCTGCGGGTTGGCGGGATTCTCGAACTGCTGCGGGATCCATGAGTTGGGGATCTCGCGGGAAAGGGATTCCGCCTTGGAGATGGCTCCCTTCATCCCCTCCGCGGCGGGGGTAAGGACCAGGCGGGCGCCCAGGAGGGCCAGCAGGGTGCGGCGCTCCACGCTCATGCTCTCCGGCATGGTCAGAACCAGGGGATAGCCCTTCGCGGCGGCGACGAAGGCCAGGGCGATGCCGGTGTTGCCGCTCGTCGGCTCGATGATGGTGGTGCCTTCCTTCAGGCGGCCTTCCTTCTCCGCGGCGGCGATCATCGCCGCGCCGATGCGGTCCTTCACGCTGCCTAAGGGATTGAAAAATTCGGCTTTTAGCGCGATGGTGGCACCCAATCCGGCGGTCAGGCGGTTCAGGCGAATGAGCGGCGTGCGGCCGACGGTCCCGACGATGTCCTCGAAAAAAGCCATAGGTTTCCAAGTTAAAGCCGCTCCGCGCGGCGCGCAATCCTCCTCATGAAGGCCCTCATCCTGGCCGCGGGGCGCGGCACCCGCATGGGGGCGCTGACCGCCTCCCTGCCGAAACCGATGGTCCCCGTCAAAGGCACCCCCATCCTGGAGACCATCCTCACCGGCCTGCGGGACGCGGCGGGCATCCGGGAGTTCTTCATCGTCGTCGGTTACCAGGGGGAAATCATCCGCCGCCATTTTGGCGACGGCTCCGCCTGGGGCGTCTCCATCCGCTACGGGGAGCAGGCCGTCCAGGACGGCACCGGCAAGGCGCCGGAGGTGGCCCGGGCCTGGCTGGCGGACGACCCCTTCTTCCTTTCCTACGGGGACATCCTCGTGGAGCCCTCCGCCTACGCCCGCATGGTGCGCGGCTGGGAGGAGGCGGGGCGGCCGGACGGCGTCATCGGCCTCGTCGAGGGGCAGGACCTGACCAAGGGCGGCGCGATCGTCCTGGACGGGACGGGTGCGGTGACCGCCATCGTGGAAAAGCCGCCCGCCGACCAGGTCCCGGCCAACGCCTATTACAACAGCGGCCTCTACCTCTTCACCCCGCGCCTCTTCGCCTTCACCGCCCGGCTGGAGAAATCCCCGCGCGGGGAATACGAGCTGACCGACGCCCTGCGCGACCTGGCCGGGGAGCGCGGCCTCCACGGCGTGATCCTGGGCGGCTCCTGGGTCGACGTCCGCGACCCGCAGGTCCTGGCCGAACTCAACGCATGACTCCCGCGCCGCCGCCGCTCTGGGAACGGGAGATCGACGACTGCGTCGCCTTCCTGGCCACGGAGCGGGACCATGCCGCGCGCAGCCAGCTCCTGAACCGCGCCGCGCTCGAGGCCTTCGCCGGCTGGACGGCCGCGCGCCACGGGGCGCTCTCCCCCGCGCAGGTGGCGCCGGAGCACCTGTCCGCCTACCTGCGGGATCTGCGCGCGGAGCGGGACCTGGCCCCGGCCTCCCTCAAGATCGCCGTCGTCGCCCTGCGCCACTTCTTTTCCCGGCTGCGGCGGGAGAACGAGATCCCGCTCGACCCCGCCGCCTACCTGGAACTGCCGAAGGTTCCCCGCCACCTCCCCGACACGCTGACGGAGGAGGAGGTCGGTCGGCTGTTGGCCGCCCCCTTCCCGGAGACGCCGCTGGGCCTGCGGGACAAGGCGGTGCTGGAGGTCTTCTACGCGGCGGGCCTCCGCCTTTCCGAGCTGGCCACCGCGCGGATCGAGGGCTACGCCCCGGCGGAGGGCGTCCTGCGCGTCCTGGGCAAGGGGAACAAGGAGCGGCTGGTGCCGCTGGGCCGCGCCGCGCTGGAGGCCGTCGACCTCTGGCTGGAAAAAGGTCGCCCAGTCCTGGCCGGGCCGGAGAGCGGCGGGGAAATCTTCCTGGGCCGGGGCGGCGCGCGGCTGACGCCCGCGCGGCTGGAACAGATCGTCAAGGAGATCGCCCGCCGGGCCGGGATCGGGAAGAACGTCTACCCGCACCTCCTGCGCCACTCCTTCGCCACCCATCTGCTGGCCCATGGAGCCGACCTGCGCGTCATCCAGGAACTCCTGGGCCACGCCAGCATCGCCACCACGCAGATCTACACCCACGTCGACGCCGACCGGCTCCGCGCCGCCCACCGGCAGTTCCATCCCCGCGCGAAACTCCGCGCGGCCTAGCCCCCCCTTCCATGACCCTCGACCTGCTCCAAGAAAAGATCGGCCACCGCTTCGCCGACGCCGCGCTGTTGCGCGAGGCGCTGACCCACCCCTCCGTCCACGGGCGGGAGGAGGGCGCCGCCGTGGCCGACAACGAGCGCCTCGAGTTCCTGGGCGACGCCGTGCTCCAGCTGGCCGCCACGGAGCGCCTTTACGAGCTTTTTCCCGCCGCGCCGGAAGGCCGCCTGACGGTCTGGCGCGCGAGCCTGGTCAGCCGCGCGCGGATGGCGCAGGTCGGCGCGGAGCTGGGGCTGGGAACGCTCCTTTCCATGAGCTTCGGGGAAG
This window contains:
- the cysK gene encoding cysteine synthase A, producing the protein MAFFEDIVGTVGRTPLIRLNRLTAGLGATIALKAEFFNPLGSVKDRIGAAMIAAAEKEGRLKEGTTIIEPTSGNTGIALAFVAAAKGYPLVLTMPESMSVERRTLLALLGARLVLTPAAEGMKGAISKAESLSREIPNSWIPQQFENPANPQIHRLTTAEEIWADTDGKIDAFVAAVGTGGTLTGVAEVIKGRKAAVKAVAVEPKDSPVITQTLNGEPLKPGPHKIQGAGAGFVPKNLNLKIVDEVIQVTNDEALSMARRLAKEEGLLVGISTGANVHAALQLAARPEYKGKLIVTVGCSTGERYLSTALADEARKAVGG
- a CDS encoding tyrosine recombinase — encoded protein: MTPAPPPLWEREIDDCVAFLATERDHAARSQLLNRAALEAFAGWTAARHGALSPAQVAPEHLSAYLRDLRAERDLAPASLKIAVVALRHFFSRLRRENEIPLDPAAYLELPKVPRHLPDTLTEEEVGRLLAAPFPETPLGLRDKAVLEVFYAAGLRLSELATARIEGYAPAEGVLRVLGKGNKERLVPLGRAALEAVDLWLEKGRPVLAGPESGGEIFLGRGGARLTPARLEQIVKEIARRAGIGKNVYPHLLRHSFATHLLAHGADLRVIQELLGHASIATTQIYTHVDADRLRAAHRQFHPRAKLRAA
- a CDS encoding sugar phosphate nucleotidyltransferase, with the protein product MKALILAAGRGTRMGALTASLPKPMVPVKGTPILETILTGLRDAAGIREFFIVVGYQGEIIRRHFGDGSAWGVSIRYGEQAVQDGTGKAPEVARAWLADDPFFLSYGDILVEPSAYARMVRGWEEAGRPDGVIGLVEGQDLTKGGAIVLDGTGAVTAIVEKPPADQVPANAYYNSGLYLFTPRLFAFTARLEKSPRGEYELTDALRDLAGERGLHGVILGGSWVDVRDPQVLAELNA